The following proteins are co-located in the Lepisosteus oculatus isolate fLepOcu1 chromosome 9, fLepOcu1.hap2, whole genome shotgun sequence genome:
- the fam163ab gene encoding protein FAM163A, with translation MTAGTVVITGGILATVILLCIIAVLCYCRLQYYCCKRDESDADAVSDGPAQPHFACNACSGPEVVGSMLSPPVQPADSSQASASPCTATRNYCPTCSPYSSPFYMQTRDELHNGGERITYMPAHYENPALAINLAPLQGVQMSSGEDSFTNTRAISTEV, from the exons ATGACAGCTggaactgttgttattactGGAGGAATACTAGCAACGGTGATACTACTGTGTATCATAGCAGTGCTCTGTTACTGTAGGCTCCAG TATTACTGCTGCAAGAGGGATGAGTCGGATGCCGATGCAGTTTCTGATGGACCAGCTCAGCCGCACTTCGCCTGTAATGCTTGCAGTGGGCCAGAAGTGGTTGGCTCCATGCTCAGCCCTCCGGTGCAGCCTGCTGACAGTAGTCAGGCTAGTGCTAGTCCCTGCACTGCCACCCGCAACTACTGTCCCACCTGCTCCCCCTACAGTTCTCCCTTTTACATGCAGACCCGGGATGAGCTGCACAATGGAGGCGAGAGAATCACTTACATGCCTGCTCATTACGAAAATCCAGCCCTGGCCATCAACTTGGCCCccctgcagggtgtccagaTGAGTTCCGGCGAGGACAGTTTCACCAACACCAGGGCTATCAGTACTGAGGTGTAA